A genome region from Gemmatimonadaceae bacterium includes the following:
- a CDS encoding methyltransferase domain-containing protein, with amino-acid sequence MTVGWLEAILACPGCHGELDRREASYVCQTCLRTYPVRYGIPDFRLEPDPYISVADEIGKIEGFSAPGRSFTDMVRAYYVLTPESPPELHSRYINAMAAAARRGAGMLRKLRMRYPEVTNRELLDLGCGTGGMCIAASTAFDRVVGVDVALRWLVMGQQNLREKSVNVPLICANAESLPFRPEAFDAVVADAVVEHVRSPAAMRDETMRVLRSGGAFFFTTNNRYSVLPEPHVRIMGFGLLPRSWMESVAKRVRHTPYKARLLSRSELLSVFRNVGEVMLPWFEVGELGDRNERLRQSWETISRYAPLRFLIRNVVPQYFIVGRRST; translated from the coding sequence ATGACGGTAGGGTGGCTTGAGGCGATACTTGCCTGCCCCGGATGCCACGGTGAGCTGGACCGGCGCGAGGCCTCTTATGTCTGCCAGACGTGCCTGCGCACATACCCCGTACGGTACGGGATCCCTGACTTTCGTCTTGAACCCGACCCGTACATCAGCGTCGCCGACGAGATCGGCAAGATCGAGGGATTTTCAGCACCTGGCCGATCGTTTACCGATATGGTCCGCGCTTACTACGTGCTCACCCCGGAAAGTCCGCCCGAATTGCATTCCCGTTACATCAACGCGATGGCAGCCGCTGCGAGACGCGGCGCGGGAATGCTGCGCAAGCTGCGTATGAGGTATCCGGAAGTTACAAACCGCGAATTACTGGACCTCGGCTGCGGGACGGGTGGAATGTGCATCGCCGCAAGTACAGCGTTCGACCGCGTCGTCGGCGTTGACGTTGCGCTTCGGTGGCTGGTCATGGGTCAGCAGAACCTGCGTGAAAAAAGCGTGAACGTTCCGCTGATTTGCGCGAATGCGGAATCGCTTCCGTTTCGGCCCGAGGCATTTGACGCGGTGGTCGCTGACGCCGTCGTCGAACACGTACGCAGTCCGGCAGCGATGCGCGATGAGACGATGCGGGTGCTGCGAAGCGGTGGCGCTTTCTTCTTCACCACCAATAACAGATACAGTGTTTTGCCCGAGCCACATGTTCGAATAATGGGTTTTGGTCTTCTTCCCCGATCGTGGATGGAATCGGTGGCCAAGCGCGTTCGGCACACTCCGTACAAGGCGCGGCTCCTGTCGAGAAGCGAGCTATTGTCGGTGTTCCGCAATGTTGGCGAAGTTATGCTTCCGTGGTTCGAGGTGGGAGAACTGGGCGACCGCAACGAAAGATTGCGGCAGAGCTGGGAGACGATCAGCAGATATGC